The following coding sequences are from one Arthrobacter sp. PvP023 window:
- a CDS encoding SRPBCC family protein: MSTKVEKRILVNVPASTAYNQWTQFEEFPHFMGGVKSVTQLSDDRLEWVAEIAGVRRKWEAKILEQVPDRKVAWAATEGATNAGTVTFEDVGGGQTSVQLSLEYQPEGIVETIGDKLHVVDRQVEGDLKRFKDFIEDEGYASGAWRGTVNEGAAPGTPGVEAAAASRGDSGKAGVSGKVAAGVGVAAAAAAGVAASMRDKDTEPTRTTAPVSGTPVTAVPATDASGYVEPAEAAGTVSGSGSALSDDRIAKPFDQTNGLVDFEGDSDETADSDTRSAAERRDEENRDGGLPPAAGGLGQH, translated from the coding sequence ATGAGCACGAAGGTCGAGAAACGCATTCTGGTCAACGTCCCGGCAAGCACGGCGTACAACCAGTGGACCCAGTTCGAGGAATTTCCGCACTTCATGGGTGGCGTAAAGAGCGTGACGCAGCTCAGCGACGACCGCCTTGAATGGGTGGCTGAAATCGCAGGCGTCCGCCGGAAGTGGGAGGCGAAGATCCTGGAGCAGGTCCCGGACCGCAAGGTGGCGTGGGCCGCGACGGAAGGCGCGACCAACGCGGGGACCGTGACCTTCGAGGACGTGGGCGGAGGCCAGACGTCGGTGCAGCTGTCCCTCGAATACCAGCCGGAAGGCATTGTGGAGACCATTGGGGACAAGCTCCATGTTGTCGACCGCCAGGTTGAGGGGGACCTGAAGAGGTTCAAGGACTTCATCGAGGATGAAGGCTATGCAAGCGGCGCCTGGCGCGGGACCGTCAACGAAGGTGCCGCGCCGGGGACTCCCGGAGTGGAGGCGGCAGCGGCTTCACGCGGCGATTCCGGCAAGGCCGGCGTCTCCGGAAAGGTCGCTGCGGGCGTGGGAGTCGCCGCGGCAGCGGCAGCAGGCGTGGCCGCTAGCATGCGGGACAAGGACACGGAGCCCACCCGCACCACGGCTCCCGTTTCCGGGACCCCGGTTACAGCCGTTCCGGCGACCGACGCTTCCGGCTATGTGGAGCCCGCGGAAGCGGCCGGCACGGTATCCGGCTCCGGTTCCGCCTTGAGCGACGACCGGATCGCCAAGCCGTTCGACCAGACCAACGGCCTGGTCGATTTCGAAGGCGACTCGGATGAGACCGCGGACAGCGACACGAGAAGCGCAGCCGAGCGCAGGGACGAAGAAAACCGCGACGGCGGCCTTCCGCCTGCGGCAGGCGGCCTGGGCCAGCACTAG
- a CDS encoding HNH endonuclease signature motif containing protein: MDGNKGPGVVPAAAVDVVRELARLLSVAPVAGDSAGWIDELRVLEDLKSAAAARQARIAVAFDISQRRDQARSGVPAEELGTGVAAQIALARRESPAKGGRLLGLAKALVTEMPHTLASLQTGQLNEWRATLLVRETACLSSSDRSAVDEELASDVGAFSGAGDRAVVAAARSAAYRRDPRSVTDRASHAAAERHVGLRPAPDTMCYVTAFLPVAEGVAVHAALTRQADKFRSDGDARSRGQLMADALVERVTGTAGGISGVEIQLVMTDRTLFQGDSEPARLSGYGVVPAGWAREVAAQGQGHGRSLNVWLRRLYTAPGSGDLVAMDSRARLFPSGLRRFIQVRDHTCRTPFCDAPIRHLDHVLPWHSGGTTTQGNGAGLCEACNHIKEAPDWRSRPLPGPRHTLQLTTPTGHGYQSTAPPLPGNSPPEIAASRRRCELRHQIKALKRVRIRAAAAA, encoded by the coding sequence ATGGACGGCAATAAGGGCCCGGGGGTGGTCCCGGCGGCAGCGGTGGACGTGGTCAGGGAGCTGGCCCGTTTGCTCTCGGTTGCGCCCGTTGCCGGTGATTCTGCCGGTTGGATCGATGAGCTCCGGGTGCTGGAGGACCTGAAGTCCGCTGCTGCCGCGCGGCAGGCCCGGATCGCGGTTGCTTTTGACATAAGCCAGCGCCGTGACCAGGCCCGCTCAGGGGTCCCCGCCGAAGAGCTCGGCACCGGCGTCGCAGCGCAAATCGCCCTCGCCCGGCGCGAATCACCGGCCAAAGGCGGCCGGCTCCTGGGACTGGCGAAGGCTTTGGTCACCGAGATGCCGCACACCCTGGCCAGCCTGCAGACGGGCCAGCTCAATGAATGGCGGGCAACACTTCTGGTGCGTGAGACGGCCTGCCTGTCCTCGTCGGACCGCAGCGCCGTCGACGAGGAGTTGGCGTCCGACGTCGGGGCGTTCAGCGGGGCGGGCGACCGCGCCGTCGTCGCAGCGGCGCGGTCAGCCGCCTATCGGCGCGATCCGAGGTCCGTTACGGACCGCGCCAGCCACGCTGCCGCGGAGCGCCATGTCGGTCTTCGTCCCGCGCCGGACACCATGTGCTACGTGACGGCATTCCTCCCGGTTGCCGAGGGCGTGGCCGTCCACGCGGCCCTCACCAGGCAGGCGGACAAGTTCCGATCCGACGGAGACGCCCGTTCCCGCGGCCAGCTCATGGCCGATGCGCTGGTGGAACGCGTCACGGGAACGGCAGGCGGAATCAGCGGGGTCGAGATCCAGCTGGTCATGACGGACCGCACGCTGTTCCAGGGCGACAGCGAGCCGGCCCGGCTTTCGGGCTACGGCGTGGTCCCCGCCGGGTGGGCCCGGGAGGTCGCTGCCCAAGGCCAGGGCCACGGACGTTCCCTGAACGTTTGGCTGCGGCGGCTCTACACCGCCCCGGGCAGCGGTGATCTCGTGGCGATGGACTCCCGGGCACGCCTCTTTCCGTCAGGACTGCGCCGCTTCATCCAGGTCCGCGACCACACCTGCCGCACGCCATTTTGCGACGCTCCGATCAGGCATCTGGATCACGTCCTGCCGTGGCACAGCGGCGGAACCACCACTCAAGGCAACGGGGCGGGGCTCTGTGAAGCCTGCAACCACATCAAGGAAGCCCCCGACTGGCGCTCCCGTCCCCTGCCTGGACCCCGGCACACGCTCCAACTGACAACGCCCACCGGGCACGGCTACCAGTCCACAGCCCCGCCGTTGCCGGGAAATTCGCCTCCCGAAATAGCAGCCTCACGCCGCCGTTGTGAACTCCGGCACCAGATCAAGGCGCTCAAGCGCGTCAGGATAAGGGCTGCGGCTGCTGCGTAA
- a CDS encoding exonuclease domain-containing protein, with the protein MNAGFAVVDVETTGLFPGNHRIAEIAVVHVDPDGTVSNRWETLVNPQRDLGPQHIHGIRAADILHAPVFGDIAHDVMELLAGRVLVAHNVHFDYRFVSHELGRAGLELPFEVHDCLCTMKLARRYLPGAGRSLKDCCDSFGLNLANAHSAGDDAEAAAHVLGNYLRMDSGNPEWFSALDRAYFASWPAVEPKRRQPALRRPAREPQTHFLERLVNRLPEVAGPDEHNAYLAMLDRALMDRQISVSEADGLVALAESLDISRSTAEQFHIKYMISMLAAAWDDGVVTAEEEADLRVVGNLLGISQESITRGLVAPVAGQNEETGGAVQSLVLGGGDKIVLTGEMSRDRNDIEADLRAAGYVPHPAITKAVKLLVAADPDSLSGKAKKARSYGIPVVGEPYLTTLLRG; encoded by the coding sequence ATGAATGCAGGATTCGCAGTCGTCGACGTGGAGACGACCGGGCTCTTTCCTGGCAATCACCGCATTGCCGAGATCGCCGTAGTACACGTCGATCCAGATGGCACCGTCAGCAACCGCTGGGAGACGCTGGTGAATCCACAGCGCGACTTAGGCCCGCAGCACATCCACGGCATTCGTGCTGCCGATATCCTGCATGCTCCCGTTTTCGGGGACATAGCCCACGACGTCATGGAGTTGTTGGCAGGCCGCGTGCTGGTCGCGCACAACGTTCATTTCGACTACCGATTCGTCTCGCACGAGCTAGGGCGCGCCGGCCTCGAGCTGCCGTTCGAAGTCCATGATTGCCTGTGCACCATGAAACTGGCACGCCGCTACCTGCCCGGAGCAGGGCGCTCGCTTAAGGACTGTTGCGACAGCTTTGGGCTCAACCTGGCGAACGCCCACAGTGCTGGTGACGATGCGGAGGCCGCTGCGCATGTGCTGGGCAACTATCTCCGCATGGACTCTGGCAACCCCGAGTGGTTCAGCGCCTTGGACCGGGCCTACTTTGCTTCGTGGCCTGCCGTGGAGCCGAAGCGCCGTCAGCCTGCCCTTCGCCGCCCGGCGCGTGAGCCGCAGACTCACTTCCTTGAGAGGCTGGTGAACCGGCTACCTGAGGTTGCAGGTCCGGATGAGCACAACGCCTATCTAGCAATGCTTGACCGCGCCCTTATGGATCGACAGATTTCCGTATCCGAGGCTGATGGCCTTGTGGCCCTCGCCGAATCCCTGGACATCAGCAGGAGTACAGCTGAACAATTTCACATCAAGTACATGATTTCCATGCTCGCCGCAGCTTGGGACGACGGTGTGGTTACAGCTGAAGAGGAAGCTGACCTCCGAGTTGTTGGGAACCTGCTCGGCATCAGCCAAGAATCAATAACACGCGGGCTCGTGGCTCCAGTTGCGGGACAGAATGAGGAAACTGGTGGGGCAGTCCAGTCGCTGGTGCTCGGGGGCGGCGACAAGATCGTGCTCACTGGTGAGATGTCGCGAGATCGAAACGACATTGAGGCGGACCTCCGCGCGGCAGGGTATGTCCCGCATCCGGCGATCACGAAAGCGGTGAAACTGCTGGTCGCGGCAGATCCCGACAGTTTGTCAGGCAAAGCCAAGAAGGCGCGGAGCTACGGCATACCGGTAGTCGGCGAGCCCTATCTGACTACCCTGCTGCGCGGTTAG